A region of Marnyiella aurantia DNA encodes the following proteins:
- the folD gene encoding bifunctional methylenetetrahydrofolate dehydrogenase/methenyltetrahydrofolate cyclohydrolase FolD — MAQILDGLKISKDIKQEIKSEVDEIVSSGQRPPHLAAILVGENGASKAYVSSKVKDCKEVGFKSSLLKFNDTITETELLSEIEKLNADSDIDGFIVQLPIPKGMDEEKVIEAISPEKDVDGFHPENFGRMALEMEAYLPATPYGIMTLLERYNIPTQGKHCVVIGRSRIVGRPMSILMSTKGNPGNATVTVVHSHTQNIEEYTKSADIVIVALGAPKYLKGDMIKDGAVIIDVGISRVEDEGPKGYHLEGDVDFDSCVEKASWITPVPGGVGPMTRAMLMKNTLLAYKRKF, encoded by the coding sequence ATGGCGCAGATTCTGGATGGACTTAAGATCTCCAAAGACATTAAACAGGAAATTAAAAGTGAAGTAGACGAGATTGTTTCTTCCGGACAGAGACCTCCACACTTAGCAGCGATACTAGTAGGCGAAAACGGTGCCAGCAAAGCCTATGTAAGCAGCAAGGTGAAGGACTGTAAGGAAGTGGGATTCAAATCCTCACTCCTGAAGTTTAATGACACCATAACTGAAACTGAGTTGCTGAGCGAAATTGAAAAACTGAATGCGGACAGTGATATTGACGGTTTTATAGTCCAACTACCTATTCCAAAGGGAATGGATGAAGAAAAAGTGATTGAGGCGATAAGCCCTGAAAAAGATGTAGACGGTTTTCACCCGGAGAACTTCGGCAGAATGGCTCTTGAAATGGAAGCTTACCTGCCTGCTACACCTTATGGCATCATGACTTTGCTGGAAAGATATAATATTCCCACCCAGGGGAAGCACTGTGTGGTTATAGGACGCAGCCGAATTGTCGGAAGACCGATGAGCATCCTTATGAGTACAAAAGGTAACCCCGGCAATGCTACGGTAACCGTGGTACACAGTCACACTCAGAATATTGAAGAATATACTAAAAGCGCAGATATTGTAATTGTAGCCCTGGGAGCTCCTAAGTACCTGAAAGGCGATATGATTAAAGATGGCGCCGTGATTATTGATGTAGGTATATCCCGTGTTGAAGATGAGGGACCCAAAGGTTACCACCTGGAAGGTGATGTAGACTTTGACAGTTGTGTCGAAAAAGCATCCTGGATCACCCCTGTACCGGGAGGCGTAGGTCCGATGACCCGCGCCATGCTGATGAAAAACACACTGCTGGCCTACAAAAGGAAATTTTAG
- the pgi gene encoding glucose-6-phosphate isomerase: MLPKINPTQTNAWTALSEHFAKNDFELRTLFNYNSERFRQFSVLRENYLFDFSKNLIDDRTFQLLQNLAEECGLKTAVQNMFAGDIINETEGRAVLHTALRDFSEEEIRVDGVNIKPAIKKVLNQMKSFSEEVISGRHKGFSGKEITDVVNIGIGGSDLGPAMVCRALKHYRTKLNVHFVSNVDGNHIAETVKELDPETTLFIIASKTFTTQETMTNAESAKTWFLRKGTQNDVAKHFVALSTNTEAVKEFGIAEENIFKFWDWVGGRYSLWSAIGLSIVLAVGYENFELLLKGANETDIHFRTAEFQENVPVIMALLGIWYRNFHHASTYAILPYSQYLDRFPAYLQQGDMESNGKCTDRNGHFVQYETGPVIWGEPGTNGQHAFYQLIHQGTEFIPADFIAFVKSCNDVSDHQEKLLANFFAQTEALAFGKTPIEVQDELRKAGKSEEEIRKIQNHKVFHGNTPSSSLLFRELTPFSLGQLIALYEHKIFVQGIIWNIFSFDQFGVELGKTLAGRILPELEDKEEVSSHDSSTNGLINYYKNQK; encoded by the coding sequence ATGCTGCCCAAGATTAATCCTACCCAAACCAATGCCTGGACGGCCCTTAGCGAACATTTCGCCAAGAATGATTTTGAGCTGCGGACACTCTTCAATTATAACTCCGAAAGGTTCAGACAATTTTCCGTCCTGAGAGAAAACTATCTCTTTGATTTTTCCAAAAATCTCATAGACGACAGGACTTTTCAACTATTGCAAAATTTAGCCGAAGAATGCGGACTGAAGACCGCTGTTCAGAATATGTTTGCCGGCGATATCATTAACGAAACAGAAGGTCGGGCGGTATTGCATACGGCGCTTAGGGATTTTTCAGAGGAAGAAATCAGGGTAGATGGTGTAAATATAAAACCTGCCATAAAAAAGGTTCTGAACCAGATGAAGTCCTTTTCTGAGGAGGTAATTTCGGGCAGGCATAAAGGATTTTCCGGAAAAGAGATCACCGATGTTGTGAATATAGGGATCGGCGGCTCAGATTTGGGACCCGCAATGGTGTGCAGGGCACTGAAGCACTACCGAACCAAATTAAATGTTCATTTCGTTTCCAATGTAGACGGCAATCATATTGCTGAAACAGTTAAGGAACTGGATCCAGAGACTACCCTTTTCATAATAGCCTCCAAGACTTTTACAACCCAGGAGACCATGACAAATGCAGAATCTGCAAAAACCTGGTTCCTGCGCAAAGGCACTCAAAATGATGTGGCAAAACATTTTGTGGCACTTTCCACAAACACTGAAGCTGTAAAGGAATTCGGCATAGCCGAAGAGAATATATTTAAGTTCTGGGACTGGGTAGGCGGCCGTTATTCCCTGTGGAGCGCTATTGGTCTGAGTATAGTGCTGGCCGTGGGCTATGAAAATTTTGAACTGCTGCTGAAAGGTGCAAATGAGACTGACATTCATTTCCGGACAGCTGAGTTTCAGGAAAACGTACCTGTTATCATGGCACTTTTGGGAATCTGGTACAGAAATTTTCATCACGCTTCAACCTATGCAATACTTCCCTATTCACAGTATCTCGACCGTTTCCCAGCTTATCTTCAGCAGGGTGACATGGAGAGCAACGGTAAATGTACGGACCGCAACGGTCATTTCGTTCAGTATGAAACCGGACCTGTAATTTGGGGCGAGCCAGGCACCAACGGTCAACATGCTTTTTATCAACTCATCCATCAGGGAACTGAGTTTATTCCGGCAGATTTTATCGCGTTTGTGAAGTCCTGCAATGATGTTTCCGATCATCAGGAAAAACTTCTCGCCAATTTCTTTGCCCAAACAGAAGCGCTGGCGTTTGGAAAAACACCCATCGAAGTGCAGGACGAACTAAGGAAGGCAGGCAAGTCCGAAGAAGAAATAAGAAAAATTCAGAATCATAAAGTATTCCACGGCAATACACCAAGCAGCTCTCTTTTATTCAGGGAACTCACGCCATTTTCACTTGGACAGCTCATCGCACTTTATGAGCATAAAATTTTTGTACAGGGCATTATCTGGAATATTTTCAGTTTCGACCAGTTTGGGGTGGAGCTCGGAAAAACCTTAGCGGGAAGGATACTTCCTGAACTTGAGGACAAAGAAGAGGTTAGTTCCCATGACAGTTCAACCAATGGCCTAATTAACTACTATAAAAATCAGAAATAA
- a CDS encoding DUF4349 domain-containing protein — MQVEGKRFIKTAEVDMEVKDVYEATVAIEKSLQEMGGFVTTSRLNSRVISEETFNTSDENAVMLRKFQTENNMQVRVPTEKLGVLLQFINDRKIFLNSRVILAEDVTANIELAKLEADRIKSTANNISQIQANKDKVKLGDQNMAEGNYQKVSNMQMSDRLKYSTVDIFLKEPNVRVAEIAVTNLRNMDNKYKSNFLYESTNAFVEGFYLTQKLIVGLVTLWPLLLVGALIIYLLRRRKINLHVKPQLSDK, encoded by the coding sequence ATGCAGGTAGAAGGAAAAAGATTCATTAAAACCGCGGAAGTGGATATGGAAGTGAAAGATGTTTACGAAGCAACCGTAGCAATTGAAAAGTCCTTGCAGGAAATGGGTGGATTTGTGACCACAAGCCGACTCAATTCCCGTGTCATCTCCGAAGAAACCTTTAACACCAGTGATGAAAATGCGGTAATGCTGCGAAAATTCCAGACTGAAAACAATATGCAGGTTCGGGTCCCTACCGAAAAACTCGGTGTTCTGCTACAGTTCATCAATGACCGCAAAATATTTTTGAACTCCAGGGTCATTCTTGCGGAAGATGTAACTGCTAATATTGAACTGGCAAAGCTGGAGGCAGACAGAATTAAAAGCACTGCCAATAACATCAGCCAAATACAGGCTAACAAAGACAAAGTGAAACTTGGAGACCAGAATATGGCTGAGGGCAACTATCAGAAGGTTTCCAATATGCAGATGAGCGACAGACTTAAATACAGTACAGTAGATATTTTTCTGAAAGAACCCAATGTACGTGTGGCAGAAATCGCGGTTACAAATCTGCGCAATATGGACAATAAGTACAAATCCAATTTCCTGTATGAAAGTACGAATGCCTTTGTTGAAGGCTTTTACCTAACCCAAAAACTGATTGTTGGCTTGGTGACACTTTGGCCATTACTACTGGTGGGTGCTCTGATAATCTATCTCCTGCGGAGGAGGAAAATAAATCTGCACGTGAAACCGCAGCTTTCTGACAAGTAG
- the lon gene encoding endopeptidase La, translating into MDFDDILDDGFSLVAEEINLKDFEETESNTSQTLFPILPVRNMVMFPKVIVPITAGRKNSIKLLEEAQQSGEFIGIISQKNATVDNPEAHDLYQIGTYAKILKIIKLPEGNVTAITKGYGRFKTKQFVENQPYYKAEITKLKDSAARNKEEFEALIENIKDLAEKIIALDPGIPNAANFAIKNIQGLDELLNFICANANFNASKKQSLLEEKNLLKRAQTCYEMMHDDFRILELRNQIHQKTSKDLDKQQRDYFLNQQMKTIQEELGGGPESDVEELLLKVKNVKWSEDVENHFQKELNRLQRQNPSSPDYNVQRNYLDFFTDLPWDTYTKDVFDINKAEKILDKAHFGLDDIKKRILEHMAVLKLKNNMKSPILCLVGPPGVGKTSLGKSVADALGRKYVRLSLGGLHDESEIRGHRKTYIGAMAGRVLQSIKKSGTSNPVIVLDEIDKIGQGIHGDPSSALLEVLDPEQNNSFYDNFLELGYDLSRVMFIATANSLSTVQRPLLDRMEIIEIAGYTLEEKVEIAKRHLIKKQQEENGLTAKSFKLGNAELKHIIDAHTSESGVRGLEKQIAAVARWVALQTAMEKEYEPKISIAKVDEILGVPRPKSLSEISDVPGVVTGLAWTQVGGDILFIESILSEGKGNLTMTGNLGNVMKESATIALEYIKAKHDYLGISSDDLQKKNIHVHVPEGATPKDGPSAGIAMLTSIVSSFKNKKVKPHLAMTGEITLRGKVLPVGGIKEKLLAATRAGITHIILCEANRKDVEEIKKDYLRNITVSYVNRMSEVVELALEK; encoded by the coding sequence ATGGATTTTGATGATATTTTAGATGATGGTTTCAGCCTAGTAGCTGAAGAGATAAACCTGAAGGATTTTGAGGAGACGGAAAGCAATACCAGCCAGACGCTTTTCCCTATTTTGCCGGTCCGGAATATGGTAATGTTCCCAAAAGTAATTGTTCCAATTACCGCCGGCCGCAAAAATTCAATAAAACTGCTTGAAGAAGCACAACAAAGTGGTGAGTTCATAGGCATTATAAGCCAGAAAAATGCAACAGTAGATAACCCTGAAGCACATGACCTCTATCAAATAGGTACTTATGCCAAAATTTTAAAGATTATTAAGTTGCCCGAAGGGAATGTTACGGCTATAACAAAAGGATATGGCAGGTTTAAAACAAAACAGTTTGTAGAAAACCAACCGTATTACAAAGCCGAAATTACAAAATTGAAAGACAGTGCGGCCAGAAATAAAGAGGAATTTGAAGCTCTGATTGAAAACATTAAGGATCTTGCGGAAAAAATAATTGCTTTGGACCCCGGCATCCCCAATGCTGCAAACTTCGCCATTAAAAACATTCAGGGTCTGGATGAACTCCTGAATTTCATCTGTGCGAATGCCAATTTCAATGCCAGCAAGAAACAAAGCCTGCTGGAGGAAAAAAACCTGCTGAAGAGGGCTCAGACCTGCTATGAGATGATGCATGACGATTTCAGAATCCTGGAACTTCGTAACCAAATCCATCAGAAAACATCTAAAGACCTGGATAAACAGCAGCGCGACTATTTCCTAAATCAACAGATGAAGACCATTCAGGAAGAGTTAGGCGGAGGGCCCGAATCCGACGTGGAGGAACTTCTGCTCAAGGTCAAGAATGTAAAATGGAGCGAGGACGTCGAGAATCACTTCCAAAAAGAACTGAACAGGCTCCAGCGCCAAAACCCCAGTTCGCCCGACTATAACGTGCAGCGCAACTACCTGGATTTCTTTACAGATCTTCCATGGGACACTTACACTAAGGATGTTTTTGACATCAATAAAGCCGAAAAAATTCTGGACAAAGCCCATTTTGGACTGGACGACATTAAGAAGAGAATCCTGGAGCATATGGCAGTTCTTAAACTGAAGAACAACATGAAATCGCCCATCCTCTGTCTTGTAGGTCCTCCGGGTGTAGGCAAAACATCGCTTGGTAAGTCTGTAGCGGATGCATTGGGCCGGAAATATGTAAGATTATCACTGGGGGGCCTGCACGATGAATCTGAAATCCGCGGACACCGTAAAACCTACATTGGTGCCATGGCAGGTCGTGTACTTCAATCTATAAAGAAATCAGGCACATCCAATCCCGTAATTGTACTGGATGAAATCGATAAAATCGGCCAGGGAATTCACGGTGATCCCAGTTCGGCACTGCTGGAGGTACTGGATCCGGAACAGAACAATTCTTTCTATGATAATTTCCTGGAATTAGGATACGACCTTTCGAGAGTGATGTTCATTGCAACAGCAAATTCACTTTCTACAGTTCAGCGTCCGCTTTTGGACCGTATGGAAATCATTGAGATTGCAGGATATACTCTGGAAGAGAAAGTTGAGATTGCCAAAAGGCATTTAATAAAGAAACAGCAGGAAGAAAACGGACTTACCGCAAAGTCTTTTAAACTGGGTAATGCCGAACTGAAGCATATTATAGATGCTCATACTTCGGAAAGCGGTGTTCGCGGATTGGAAAAACAGATTGCCGCTGTTGCACGCTGGGTTGCACTGCAAACTGCTATGGAAAAAGAGTATGAACCTAAGATATCCATCGCAAAAGTGGATGAAATCCTGGGTGTACCGCGGCCAAAAAGCCTTTCAGAAATTTCAGATGTACCCGGTGTTGTTACTGGTCTGGCGTGGACCCAGGTAGGTGGCGATATTCTCTTCATCGAAAGTATTTTAAGTGAAGGAAAGGGAAACCTTACGATGACCGGAAACCTTGGGAATGTAATGAAGGAATCTGCAACCATTGCCCTGGAATATATTAAAGCGAAGCATGACTACCTGGGTATCTCTTCGGACGATCTGCAGAAAAAAAACATACATGTACACGTTCCGGAAGGTGCTACACCTAAGGACGGACCGTCTGCCGGGATCGCTATGCTCACTTCAATCGTTTCCAGCTTTAAGAACAAAAAGGTAAAACCTCATCTTGCCATGACAGGTGAGATTACCCTCCGCGGCAAGGTGCTGCCTGTGGGCGGAATTAAAGAGAAATTACTGGCCGCAACCCGTGCGGGTATCACCCACATAATTTTGTGCGAGGCCAACAGAAAGGATGTAGAGGAGATCAAGAAAGATTATCTGAGAAATATTACGGTCAGTTACGTAAACCGGATGAGTGAGGTAGTTGAACTTGCCCTGGAAAAGTAA
- a CDS encoding SurA N-terminal domain-containing protein, which yields MAILGEIRKRPILLMGIIALALLAFLVNPDTFDKLFGKDPNILGKVNGDEITREEYSDQLFVLQQQAQQQGQPATGLEEQAWQMMVQSKLVQQQFEKMGLEMTDDYFWSQLQFDPMFAQNQQNFDEKGNFRLQEIKKQVESLESGGDVQSLNQWKKMRKSIEYRMMARELFSNINSGITIGKKEVEEIMRQRDNLADIDYVKVDYSSFLQKNPIKVTTEDIAAYIKKYPNTYKTDASVNLGVVYFPAQASAQDDAAKLKEITGLLTGGNTNGGVVENFQNTASDSMFVMLNSDMPFDNRYLGENELPPSIREWVKGAAPGQITGPYKEQNVYVLSKMLDRKPSDSVLSKHILIAYEGAQRSTATRTKEQAKKTADSLYAVIQGNSAAFAEGLKISDEPGAVERNGSVGWVTPASPFDPAYLNFLMSNPKGATGVQESSFGYHIINIEDKKSGSMTYKLANIVKAVTPSEQTENTVDKNARRFIQQVQGKSFNDFANIAKKGNFLFSNPKMVKRFEGQISGLGTPEDAEIIAWAFDKKREKGDTEFFVVDGTGDRVVAILNGKQEKGLADPESVREQIEPIVKNQLAAKKIIEKMNAAKAGSLDQVAKLFGTAKQTTQVNLLNPSVGGSMEPRVAGAAFGVAKGKVSNPVEGMTGVYVVLKKSETLNKQPGDVKQMTESMTQQNASFFGQSFIKSLQDNADIKDYRIEVWDKGVTQ from the coding sequence ATGGCAATTTTAGGCGAAATTAGAAAACGACCGATTTTATTAATGGGGATTATTGCCCTGGCGCTTCTTGCGTTTCTGGTTAATCCGGATACGTTTGATAAGCTCTTTGGCAAGGATCCAAACATTTTGGGAAAGGTAAACGGAGATGAAATTACAAGAGAGGAGTATTCTGATCAGCTCTTTGTCCTGCAGCAACAGGCACAGCAGCAGGGTCAGCCAGCTACCGGTCTGGAAGAGCAGGCCTGGCAGATGATGGTTCAGAGCAAACTTGTACAGCAGCAGTTTGAGAAAATGGGTCTGGAAATGACCGATGATTACTTCTGGAGCCAGCTTCAGTTCGATCCGATGTTTGCTCAAAATCAACAAAATTTCGATGAAAAGGGAAATTTTCGTCTGCAGGAAATAAAGAAGCAGGTAGAATCACTTGAAAGCGGTGGAGATGTTCAGTCTTTGAACCAGTGGAAAAAGATGCGGAAATCCATTGAGTACCGCATGATGGCACGCGAGCTGTTCTCGAATATCAATTCCGGTATTACGATTGGTAAGAAAGAGGTGGAAGAGATCATGAGACAACGCGACAATCTTGCCGATATTGATTATGTTAAAGTTGATTATTCGTCCTTCCTTCAGAAGAATCCCATAAAAGTAACCACCGAAGATATTGCTGCTTATATTAAAAAATATCCAAACACCTATAAAACCGATGCCAGTGTAAATCTTGGTGTGGTTTATTTCCCGGCTCAGGCCAGCGCACAGGATGATGCTGCCAAACTGAAGGAAATAACAGGACTTCTAACCGGTGGAAATACAAACGGAGGCGTTGTAGAAAACTTCCAGAATACTGCAAGTGATTCCATGTTCGTAATGCTGAACTCGGATATGCCTTTTGATAACAGATATCTTGGTGAAAACGAACTGCCGCCATCCATCAGGGAATGGGTGAAGGGTGCAGCACCGGGACAGATTACAGGTCCTTACAAAGAACAGAATGTATATGTACTGTCCAAAATGTTAGACCGCAAGCCTTCTGACTCAGTGCTTTCAAAGCATATCCTGATCGCATATGAGGGCGCACAAAGATCTACAGCAACACGTACCAAAGAGCAGGCTAAAAAGACAGCAGACAGTCTTTATGCAGTTATCCAAGGAAACTCTGCAGCATTTGCTGAAGGATTAAAGATCTCTGACGAGCCGGGAGCTGTTGAAAGAAACGGCAGCGTAGGTTGGGTAACTCCTGCTTCACCATTTGATCCGGCATACCTGAACTTCCTGATGAGCAATCCAAAAGGGGCTACAGGGGTGCAGGAATCCAGTTTCGGATATCACATCATCAATATTGAAGACAAGAAATCAGGTTCCATGACCTATAAGCTGGCCAATATTGTAAAAGCCGTAACGCCGTCTGAGCAAACAGAAAATACGGTAGATAAAAATGCCAGACGTTTCATTCAGCAGGTCCAGGGTAAATCATTTAATGATTTTGCAAATATTGCTAAAAAAGGTAATTTTCTGTTCAGTAACCCTAAAATGGTAAAAAGATTTGAAGGTCAGATTTCCGGACTGGGGACACCTGAAGATGCAGAAATCATTGCCTGGGCTTTTGATAAAAAAAGAGAGAAAGGTGATACTGAATTCTTTGTGGTAGACGGTACAGGTGACCGTGTAGTTGCGATACTGAACGGCAAGCAGGAGAAGGGTCTTGCAGATCCGGAATCCGTAAGGGAACAGATAGAGCCCATCGTAAAAAATCAGTTGGCCGCTAAAAAGATCATTGAGAAAATGAATGCTGCCAAAGCAGGAAGTCTGGATCAGGTTGCCAAACTGTTTGGTACCGCAAAACAGACTACTCAGGTTAATCTTCTTAATCCTTCCGTTGGAGGTTCCATGGAGCCACGCGTGGCGGGTGCTGCCTTTGGAGTTGCGAAAGGAAAAGTAAGCAATCCGGTAGAAGGTATGACCGGTGTTTATGTGGTACTTAAAAAGTCTGAGACATTGAACAAGCAGCCTGGCGACGTCAAGCAGATGACTGAATCCATGACTCAGCAGAATGCAAGTTTCTTCGGACAGTCATTCATCAAGAGTCTGCAGGATAATGCCGACATCAAGGATTACAGAATTGAAGTGTGGGACAAAGGGGTAACCCAATAA
- a CDS encoding MlaD family protein, producing the protein MKFSKEIKAGLIAVLSIVGFVLIFQFMKGKSLFTTDNIFYAKYNNVEGIEPASKVSINGLKVGQVNTIIPVTDKNGRVYFVISFAVDNDFKFSKESVVEVFEPGIMSAKEMRINLAYKGPTAKDGDTLVGNYKPSLINNLGEQVGPVKDQLESVLKKVDSLAYSANQVLDDRNRAEIRALLISLNRTVASFENTSRQANSLVANNDPKLQRVLDNANVTMMSANTAVDKYGRLAESIDTQKLNATVANLDATVSKLNNVISGIDRGEGSLGKVMKDEELYNNLNSASNNLNALIEDLKANPKRYLNFSVFGKNTKD; encoded by the coding sequence ATGAAATTTTCAAAAGAGATAAAAGCAGGGCTTATTGCTGTGCTTTCCATTGTCGGCTTTGTGCTGATTTTTCAGTTTATGAAAGGCAAAAGCCTCTTTACCACCGATAATATTTTCTACGCAAAATATAATAACGTGGAAGGTATTGAGCCCGCCAGCAAGGTTTCCATTAATGGGCTTAAAGTGGGGCAGGTAAACACCATTATACCGGTTACGGATAAGAACGGAAGGGTGTATTTCGTAATATCCTTTGCGGTGGACAATGATTTTAAATTTTCAAAGGAGTCTGTTGTCGAGGTTTTTGAACCCGGAATCATGTCTGCTAAGGAAATGAGAATTAACCTTGCCTACAAAGGCCCAACGGCTAAGGACGGAGATACCCTTGTAGGAAACTATAAGCCGTCCTTAATAAACAATCTTGGCGAGCAGGTGGGTCCGGTAAAAGATCAGTTGGAAAGTGTACTTAAAAAAGTAGATTCACTGGCCTACAGTGCAAATCAGGTGTTGGATGACAGAAACCGTGCGGAAATCCGTGCTTTGCTCATCAGTCTGAACCGGACCGTGGCATCATTTGAAAATACAAGCCGTCAGGCAAATTCCCTGGTTGCCAATAACGACCCGAAACTTCAGCGTGTGCTGGACAATGCCAATGTAACAATGATGTCCGCCAACACTGCGGTGGACAAATACGGCAGACTCGCAGAGAGTATCGATACCCAGAAACTGAATGCAACAGTTGCTAATCTGGATGCTACTGTAAGCAAACTGAATAATGTAATCTCCGGAATCGACAGAGGCGAGGGATCCTTAGGTAAGGTAATGAAGGACGAGGAGCTGTACAATAATCTGAACTCCGCTTCAAATAACCTGAATGCCTTAATTGAAGACCTGAAAGCAAACCCGAAGCGATACCTGAATTTTTCCGTATTCGGCAAGAATACCAAAGACTAA
- a CDS encoding (Fe-S)-binding protein, which yields MQYIDNIIFLVALVAGFGLFFRSLKEIYRNIKLGRAIDRTDRPGDRWKTMAKVAMGQSKMGKRPIAAILHLFVYVGFVIINIELLEIMVDGIFGTHRFLASVIGDSLYGFFTATLEVLALLVIMAVVIFFIRRNFYGVKRLTMKELFGWPKQDANWILIIEFALMTAFFTMNASDWVLQQRGLLATHGSFPVSSNILAPLFSGLGDGTLYYLERGAWWFHFIGILFFMNYLYYSKHLHIILAFPNTWYANLQPKGKFNNLASVTAEIKLMMDPNADPYAAQPDADPNAVPDKFGANDIFDLNQVQLLNAYSCTECGRCTAVCPANITGKKLSPRKIMMDTRDRIEEVAWNINKNGKFEDDGRKLLDDHIQREEIWACTTCNACVEACPVLIDPLSIIMEMRRFLVMEQSAAPQELNLMMTNVENNAAPWQYNQADRLNWANE from the coding sequence ATGCAGTATATTGACAATATTATTTTCCTGGTTGCCCTGGTTGCGGGTTTCGGACTGTTTTTCAGAAGTCTGAAAGAAATTTACAGAAACATTAAACTGGGCCGTGCCATTGACCGGACGGACCGCCCCGGTGACCGCTGGAAAACCATGGCTAAAGTGGCTATGGGGCAGAGCAAGATGGGAAAGCGACCCATTGCGGCGATCCTTCACCTTTTTGTTTACGTAGGTTTTGTGATCATCAACATTGAACTGCTGGAAATTATGGTTGACGGTATTTTCGGAACCCACCGCTTTCTGGCTTCCGTCATCGGAGATTCTCTGTATGGTTTCTTTACAGCTACACTTGAGGTTCTGGCCCTGCTCGTAATTATGGCAGTAGTAATCTTCTTCATCAGACGAAACTTCTATGGAGTAAAACGTCTGACGATGAAAGAACTCTTCGGTTGGCCGAAACAGGATGCCAACTGGATTCTTATCATTGAATTTGCCCTGATGACCGCCTTCTTCACGATGAACGCTTCAGACTGGGTACTGCAGCAGAGGGGTTTGCTGGCTACTCACGGCAGTTTCCCGGTTTCCTCAAATATTCTTGCACCGCTGTTCAGCGGCCTGGGCGATGGTACTTTATATTATCTGGAGCGTGGTGCCTGGTGGTTTCACTTCATAGGAATCCTGTTCTTCATGAACTACCTTTACTACTCTAAGCATCTTCATATTATATTGGCTTTCCCGAATACCTGGTACGCGAATCTGCAGCCAAAGGGTAAATTCAATAACCTGGCATCGGTGACTGCGGAAATCAAGCTGATGATGGATCCTAATGCCGATCCCTACGCAGCCCAACCGGATGCAGATCCGAATGCGGTGCCGGATAAATTTGGAGCCAACGACATCTTCGACCTTAATCAGGTACAGTTGCTCAACGCTTATTCCTGTACCGAATGCGGTAGGTGTACCGCCGTTTGTCCTGCAAATATTACCGGTAAGAAACTTTCGCCACGTAAAATAATGATGGATACCCGCGACCGTATTGAAGAGGTCGCCTGGAACATCAACAAAAACGGCAAATTTGAGGACGATGGCAGAAAATTGCTTGACGACCATATACAGCGTGAGGAAATCTGGGCATGTACAACCTGTAATGCCTGTGTAGAGGCCTGTCCTGTACTTATAGACCCGCTCTCCATCATTATGGAGATGCGCCGCTTCCTCGTAATGGAACAGTCAGCAGCACCTCAGGAACTGAACCTGATGATGACGAACGTGGAGAATAATGCCGCACCGTGGCAATACAATCAGGCCGACAGGTTAAACTGGGCAAACGAGTAA
- a CDS encoding (Fe-S)-binding protein, translated as MDFTIKTMADYAAEGKSPEVLFWVGCAGSFDDRAKKITRAFCKILNKINVEFAVLGPEESCTGDPAKRAGNEFVFQMMALTNIEILNAYDVKKIVTACPHCFNTIKNEYPNLGGNYEVIHHTQFLKQLMEEGRLKIEGGSFKGKKITFHDPCYLGRGNGEYEAPRMLLEKLDAELVEMKRCRTNGLCCGAGGAQMFKEPEKGNKDINVERTEEALSEKPNIIATGCPFCNTMMTDGIKHFNKNTEVEVKDIVELLAEAEDL; from the coding sequence ATGGATTTCACTATAAAAACAATGGCAGATTATGCTGCCGAAGGAAAATCTCCGGAAGTTCTGTTCTGGGTAGGCTGTGCCGGAAGTTTTGACGACCGTGCGAAGAAGATTACACGTGCATTCTGCAAAATTCTCAATAAAATTAATGTTGAATTTGCCGTACTCGGACCTGAGGAAAGCTGCACCGGCGACCCAGCCAAACGTGCCGGAAACGAGTTCGTTTTCCAGATGATGGCACTCACCAACATTGAAATCCTGAATGCCTACGATGTAAAGAAAATCGTGACGGCCTGCCCACACTGTTTCAATACCATCAAGAATGAATACCCTAACCTGGGCGGAAACTATGAGGTGATTCACCATACGCAGTTCCTGAAACAGCTGATGGAAGAGGGAAGGCTAAAAATTGAAGGCGGCAGTTTCAAAGGAAAGAAGATTACCTTTCATGATCCCTGTTATTTGGGACGCGGAAACGGCGAATACGAAGCCCCACGCATGCTCCTGGAGAAGCTGGATGCTGAACTCGTAGAGATGAAGCGCTGCCGGACTAACGGATTATGCTGTGGTGCCGGAGGTGCCCAGATGTTTAAAGAACCTGAAAAAGGTAATAAGGACATCAATGTAGAGAGGACTGAAGAAGCTCTGTCGGAAAAGCCAAATATTATTGCTACCGGTTGCCCGTTCTGCAACACCATGATGACAGACGGAATTAAGCACTTCAACAAAAATACAGAAGTAGAGGTTAAGGACATTGTTGAGCTCCTGGCCGAAGCTGAAGATCTCTAG